The DNA segment CGACCTTGTTCTCGACGCTCGTCAGTCGGCCTTCGACGCTTGTCAACCGCACTTCTACCCGCGTCAGGCGCCCGTCGAGTTTCTGCATGCCACCATCCATCCGGTCCATGCGTTCGACCAGCAGCTGCTGCCCTTCGGCCAGCAGATCGAAACGATGCTGGGCACTTCCCTCCATGATCCCGAATTGCCGGGCCATCATGTTCTCGATGCGCTTGAAATCCTCTTCGGTCATTTTGTCCCCCCTTTGTGTTGAACGCCGGCAACGCGACGCCGTTCGGCTATCTATAGCAGTGCCTCGCACCCCGGTCAATCCCGAACATGGCCGTTGCGAGGATGCCTATGGTTTAAGTTCCCACCCTAACTTCGCCGGTCCCGGCCGGCGGCCGGCTTACTTTCCTTGCTCGTCCAAGGAAAGTAAGCAAAGGAAGGACGTTCACCTGGCGGTGGGCACTACTTTCGCGGCCGATTGGAGGTTTCTGCGGTCGGTAGCAAATTTAATTGCCGCAGTACCCCTTTGCGAGGAAGCCTTTGCCGGGCTGCCGCCGGCCCTGTCGCGAAGCTGGGTTTTCCGAACCAGCAGCGCCGGTGTTTGCAACAGCCACGCAATCCTGCTGAACGATTCACTTCGGCTCGCAAATGGGACCGACGAAGACGTTCCGGCTCTCAGGTGCAGCGAAGGAGGTAGATGCCAGCGACTCTTCGCGACAGTAGTGCCCGCCGCCAGGCGAAAGCCATTTTTGCCTACTTTTGTTGGCTGACAAAAGTAGGGCGTCCGGCGGGACGCGCCTGCACGCTGAAGCGCTACGGCGCGCAAGCGTGACCCGCCGGTTTTGTCATGTGGCCAACCGGCGTTTTTCGGCCACCGCCACCAGTCGCTCCGGGTAATCGCTCATCAGCCCGTCCACACCGAAACCCAGCAGCCGTTCCATATCCTGCGGCTCGTTGACGGTCCAGACATGGACTTCCAGGCCGAGGGCATGTGCAGCCCGCACCGTCTCGGGGGTAACCAGCGTCCTGCCGCCCCAAGTTTCGGGGATCTGCAAGGCGGCCCCGGGGGGCCGGTATTCCCCCCGGCAGCCGCCTTGCAGCCAGCCGAAGAAAGCCGCCAGTTCGCCGAAGCTGAAGCTGGTCGGAATCGGGCCGCAAAGGGGGCGCAGGCGCTGCATGATGATGTCCTGCTCCGCCGCCAGCAGGACGCGGTCGGCCATTCCCGCCGCTGCGATGGCGGCCAGCACCTGCTCCTCGATGGCTGGAGCCTCCTGCTTGACTTCGATGTTGAAGAAGGCTGCGGGAAAGGCGGCGAAGACCTCGGCCAGAGTGGGGACGGTGATGCCCTGGCCGAAGCAGGGGCGATTCAGGCCGTCGGGCGAAAAGCCGAAACCGGCATCCAGCTTCCTCAACTCGGCCAGAGTGACGTCTGAGACCCGGCGCCGGTCGCCGCAGAGGCGCAGGAGGGTTTCATCGTGGTGGGCGACGACGTGCCCGTCGGCGGTGGCCCAGACGTCCAGCTCCAGGTAGGGGACGCCGGCCTCGCAGGCGGCCCGCAAGGCGGGGAGGGTGTTCTCCGGGTAGTGGGCAGAGGCTCCGCGGTGCCCGAAGAGACGGGGGCGCGGCTGCTCGAGGTAGCGGTTTTTCATGATGGATCTCCCAGGGCGGCAGCCTTGCCGCGGGCGACGTTGACGCCGGCCAGCAGGAGCAGGCCGACGATGAACAGGCTGGCCAGGGCGAGGATCGACAGGCGGGTGGAACCGGTCAGGTCGGCGATGATGGCGAAGAGAAGGGGGCCGACGACCGAGGCGAATTTGCCGCTGATGGCGTAGAAGGCGA comes from the Desulfuromonadales bacterium genome and includes:
- a CDS encoding glycerophosphodiester phosphodiesterase, which gives rise to MKNRYLEQPRPRLFGHRGASAHYPENTLPALRAACEAGVPYLELDVWATADGHVVAHHDETLLRLCGDRRRVSDVTLAELRKLDAGFGFSPDGLNRPCFGQGITVPTLAEVFAAFPAAFFNIEVKQEAPAIEEQVLAAIAAAGMADRVLLAAEQDIIMQRLRPLCGPIPTSFSFGELAAFFGWLQGGCRGEYRPPGAALQIPETWGGRTLVTPETVRAAHALGLEVHVWTVNEPQDMERLLGFGVDGLMSDYPERLVAVAEKRRLAT